The Populus trichocarpa isolate Nisqually-1 chromosome 2, P.trichocarpa_v4.1, whole genome shotgun sequence genome has a window encoding:
- the LOC7497237 gene encoding jasmonoyl--L-amino acid synthetase JAR6, whose product MLEKKMEGINTNKVIEEFEALTKDAGGVQRETLKKILEENGSAEYLQNLGLNGKSDPESFKSCVPLVTHEDLEAYIHRIAEGDSSSVLTGKPISDMSLSSGTTQGKRKFVPFNDELMENTLQIYRTSFAFRNREFPLEKGKSLQFVYSSKPGKTKGGLGAGTATTNLFRNSKYKSGMKAIQFQCCSPDEVIFGPDFHQSLYCHLLCGLLFREEIQFVFSTFAHSIVLAFRTFEQVWEELCNDIRDGELSSRVTALSVRMAMRKLLRPNPELADLIYKKCSGLSNWYGLIPELFPNAKYIYGIMTGSMEPYLKKLRHYAGELPLMSADYGSSEGWIAANVNPKLPPELATFAVLPNIGYFEFIPLQDNAECMYKESKPVGLTEVKIGEDYEIVVTNFAGLYRYRLGDVVRVMGFHNSTPELKFVCRRNLILSINIDKNTEKDLQLSVEEAGKLLAEEKLEVVDFSSLVEVSTDPGRYVIFLEISGEASEEVLQECCNCLDRSFVDAGYVSSRKVKTIGPLELRVVWRGTFLKILEHYLGLGTVVSQFKTPRCVGPMNNKVQQILCNNVAKTYFSTAF is encoded by the exons ATGctagagaaaaaaatggaaggaaTTAACACTAATAAAGTGATAGAGGAATTTGAAGCATTGACTAAAGATGCTGGAGGTGTTCAGAGAGAAACTCTGAAGAAGATTTTGGAAGAGAATGGATCTGCTGAGTATTTGCAGAACTTGGGTCTTAATGGAAAGTCTGACCCTGAGAGTTTCAAGTCTTGTGTTCCACTTGTTACTCACGAAGACTTGGAAGCTTATATTCACAGAATTGCTGAAGGTGATTCTTCTTCTGTTCTCACTGGGAAACCCATATCTGACATGTCTTTGAG TTCTGGCACTACTCAGGGTAAGAGAAAGTTTGTACCTTTCAACGATGAATTGATGGAAAACACCTTGCAGATATATAGAACTTCTTTTGCTTTCAGAAACAG AGAATTCCCACTGGAGAAAGGAAAGTCATTACAGTTTGTCTACAGCAGCAAGCCAGGGAAAACAAAAGGGGGTTTAGGTGCAGGAACTGCCACAACAAATCTCTTCCGCAATTCGAAATACAAAAGTGGAATGAAGGCAATTCAGTTCCAATGCTGCAGCCCTGATGAAGTAATATTTGGTCCTGATTTCCACCAATCATTATACTGCCATCTCTTATGCGGGCTACTCTTTCGCGAAGAAATTCAATTTGTGTTCTCTACGTTTGCTCATAGCATTGTCCTTGCATTCCGGACATTTGAACAAGTCTGGGAGGAGCTCTGCAATGATATACGTGATGGGGAACTAAGCAGCCGAGTCACTGCCCTTTCTGTCAGAATGGCAATGCGGAAACTGCTTAGGCCAAACCCTGAATTGGCTGatttaatctataaaaaatgCTCAGGATTGAGTAATTGGTATGGTTTAATACCAGAATTATTCCCCAATGCTAAGTACATCTATGGGATAATGACTGGGTCAATGGAGCCTTATCTGAAGAAATTGAGGCACTATGCAGGGGAGCTGCCATTGATGAGTGCTGATTATGGTTCTTCAGAAGGGTGGATTGCAGCGAATGTCAATCCAAAATTGCCCCCTGAGTTGGCTACTTTTGCTGTACTTCCTAATATTGGATATTTTGAATTCATTCCTCTTCAGGACAACGCTGAGTGCATGTATAAGGAATCCAAGCCAGTGGGTCTGACTGAAGTCAAGATTGGTGAAGATTATGAGATCGTCGTCACCAATTTTGCAG GGTTGTACAGGTACAGGCTGGGAGATGTGGTGAGGGTTATGGGCTTCCATAACTCAACCCCAGAGCTTAAATTTGTATGCAGGAGGAACCTTATCCTTTCCATAAACATTGATAAGAACACCGAGAAAGATTTGCAGCTGTCTGTAGAAGAAGCTGGCAAGCTGTTAGCTGAGGAAAAACTTGAAGTAGTTGACTTCAGCAGTCTGGTTGAAGTATCCACAGACCCTGGCCGCTATGTTATCTTTCTGGAAATTAGTGGCGAAGCTAGCGAGGAGGTGTTGCAAGAGTGTTGCAATTGCTTGGACCGATCCTTTGTTGATGCAGGCTATGTCAGTTCACGAAAGGTCAAAACCATTGGACCCCTCGAGCTCCGAGTCGTTTGGAGAGGAACCTTCCTGAAGATTTTGGAGCATTACCTAGGATTAGGAACTGTTGTTAGCCAGTTTAAAACACCACGTTGTGTTGGGCCCATGAACAACAAGGTGCAGCAAATCCTGTGTAATAACGTTGCTAAGACCTACTTTAGCACCGCGTTTTAG